From Dasypus novemcinctus isolate mDasNov1 chromosome 8, mDasNov1.1.hap2, whole genome shotgun sequence, the proteins below share one genomic window:
- the SLC31A2 gene encoding protein SLC31A2, with protein sequence MAMHFIFSDEVVLLFDFWSVHSPSGMALSVLVVLLLAVLYESIKVGKVKLLHQALLSLPTHTNQQLAEEADQVSEDSDSLPVSHTHRRWFLCHFGQSLIHVAQVVIGYFMMLAVMSYNTWIFLGVVLGSAMGYYLAYPLLSMV encoded by the exons ATGGCG atGCATTTCATCTTCTCAGATGAGGTGGTTCTTCTGTTTGATTTCTGGAGTGTCCACAGTCCTTCAG GCATGGCACTCTCGGTGCTGGTGGTCCTGCTCCTGGCCGTGTTGTATGAAAGCATCAAGGTTGGCAAAGTCAAGCTGCTCCACCAGGCCCTGCTGAGCCTGCCCACCCACACCAACCAGCAGCTTGCTGAGGAGGCAGACCAGGTGTCTGAAGACTCAGATTCACTCCCAGTCAGCCACACTCACCGCAG GTGGTTTTTGTGTCACTTTGGCCAGTCTCTAATCCATGTCGCTCAGGTGGTCATCGGCTACTTCATGATGCTGGCTGTAATGTCCTACAACACCTGGATATTCCTTGGCGTGGTGCTGGGCTCAGCTATGGGCTACTACCTAGCCTACCCACTCCTCAGCATGGTTTAG